Proteins found in one Amycolatopsis umgeniensis genomic segment:
- a CDS encoding carboxymuconolactone decarboxylase family protein: MEPRFNLFENEVAVKFVKRLGAASRPIEESSLPHATQELVKLRASQINGCGFCTDMHSKDAAHAGETSVRLNLVAAWREANVFTEAERAALALTEEGTRIADAHHGVSEDTWADVRKHYDDEQIGALISLVATINAYNRLNVIAGTPAGDYQPGMFG; encoded by the coding sequence ATGGAACCGCGCTTCAACTTGTTCGAGAACGAGGTCGCCGTCAAGTTCGTCAAGCGTCTCGGCGCCGCGAGCCGCCCGATCGAGGAGTCCTCGCTGCCGCACGCGACCCAGGAACTGGTGAAGCTGCGCGCCAGCCAGATCAACGGCTGCGGCTTCTGCACCGACATGCACAGCAAGGACGCCGCGCACGCCGGTGAGACCTCGGTGCGGCTCAACCTGGTCGCCGCCTGGCGGGAAGCGAACGTGTTCACCGAGGCGGAGCGCGCGGCGCTGGCGCTCACCGAGGAGGGCACCCGCATCGCCGACGCGCACCACGGTGTCAGCGAGGACACCTGGGCCGACGTGCGCAAGCACTACGACGACGAGCAGATCGGCGCCCTGATCTCCCTGGTGGCCACGATCAACGCGTACAACCGGCTCAACGTCATCGCGGGAACCCCGGCGGGCGACTACCAGCCCGGCATGTTCGGCTGA
- a CDS encoding MoaF C-terminal domain-containing protein: MELDVRFFPVTGTHTLSNDLVGLRANFHYGSGNVLEQHYADRTTMIWTGVSGDFTGVRQKEKTLRVFAVGPAQYFVTWYETGTVATAAHGEVFDGGYPIAVMADFERLVATAAYTNPREDGGQYFLVDQATIEILDRPHGWPSFPEPRS; this comes from the coding sequence GTGGAACTCGATGTCCGCTTCTTCCCCGTGACCGGCACCCATACGCTCAGCAACGACCTCGTCGGACTGCGCGCGAACTTCCACTACGGCTCGGGGAACGTGCTGGAGCAGCACTACGCGGACAGGACGACGATGATCTGGACCGGCGTGTCCGGCGATTTCACCGGCGTCCGCCAGAAGGAAAAGACCTTGCGCGTGTTCGCCGTCGGTCCCGCACAGTACTTCGTGACCTGGTACGAAACCGGGACCGTCGCGACGGCCGCGCACGGCGAGGTCTTCGACGGCGGCTATCCCATCGCGGTGATGGCCGACTTCGAACGCCTTGTCGCGACAGCGGCCTACACGAATCCTCGCGAGGACGGCGGCCAGTATTTCCTGGTCGACCAGGCGACCATCGAGATCCTGGATCGGCCGCACGGATGGCCTTCCTTTCCTGAGCCGCGGTCGTGA
- a CDS encoding ATP-binding protein yields MGASEVPRRNTTHDWAAAGDAGHLARIRRNPTEFAPGGVVHLILEVLAYAAEEAESNAGGRSTLTLHPDGSVTVADNGRGTNTRVDDQGQAVKKPIMATKDLRFFVFPDAQLLPDGHPRRGMSVVAALSEWLVHTNRRHNGSWTQRYEHGTPVTDLTPVTDDGTTGTTVHFRPQQDLRTTDRLSAGALERWTESWPQLSTETLDRRIG; encoded by the coding sequence ATGGGTGCATCAGAAGTTCCACGGCGGAACACAACGCACGATTGGGCGGCAGCCGGGGATGCCGGTCACCTGGCACGCATTCGGCGGAACCCGACGGAATTCGCGCCTGGCGGTGTCGTACATCTGATCCTCGAGGTCCTTGCCTACGCGGCCGAGGAAGCCGAGAGCAACGCGGGCGGACGTTCCACCCTCACCCTGCACCCCGACGGCTCAGTGACCGTGGCGGACAACGGGCGAGGCACCAACACTCGTGTCGATGACCAGGGGCAGGCCGTGAAGAAGCCGATCATGGCGACGAAGGACCTGCGGTTCTTCGTCTTCCCCGACGCCCAGCTGCTTCCCGACGGCCATCCGCGCCGGGGAATGTCCGTGGTCGCGGCGCTGAGCGAATGGCTCGTGCATACCAACCGGCGTCACAACGGCTCCTGGACCCAACGCTACGAACACGGAACCCCGGTCACCGACCTGACCCCCGTCACCGATGACGGCACGACCGGGACAACCGTCCATTTCCGCCCGCAGCAGGACCTGCGCACGACGGATCGACTGTCCGCAGGCGCGCTCGAGCGATGGACAGAGTCATGGCCGCAGCTGTCCACCGAGACGCTCGACCGGCGAATCGGCTGA
- a CDS encoding DUF222 domain-containing protein: protein MASDDRPQTTPAEWWRVDTATLHARKQELEVLKCQLDAEQNAILAEINTRGVRGCSGHSTLAAMIFEDFHVTAKEADARADRVLALYPGPSIGGDPAPPLAPLTADAAAEGAIGGSQIDAIIGALARIPSFVPEEDVRGGEKILVDLARHAGPRAIAQAGRRLLDELDPDGKEPRDESPKDARPELRFVKHRNGTLGLKGTLDLETYARLKSDLDPMAKPHKAIDGVRDSRTQDERYGDAFTDYVRLKTTSRNLPGQAGEATHILVTMSYEDLIRDIGEAHLDLVGPISATDARILACDARVRPGVLGTAGEPLDIGRSKRTVSLAQKYALTIRDGGCAFPGCDMPVPRCTAHHIVFWEHHGETRIDNLVLLCTKHHRLIHHSEWKVRIAQDGLPEFTAPAYLDPTGQPRRNTMHLRT, encoded by the coding sequence GTGGCCAGCGACGACAGACCCCAGACGACACCCGCTGAGTGGTGGCGTGTCGACACGGCGACGCTGCATGCCCGTAAACAGGAACTCGAAGTCCTCAAGTGTCAGTTGGATGCGGAGCAGAACGCGATCCTGGCGGAAATCAATACTCGTGGGGTTCGGGGGTGTTCGGGTCATTCGACGTTGGCGGCGATGATTTTCGAGGACTTCCATGTCACCGCGAAGGAAGCCGATGCTCGCGCCGACCGGGTCCTGGCCTTGTATCCCGGCCCGTCTATCGGCGGCGATCCTGCCCCGCCTCTGGCGCCGCTGACCGCCGACGCTGCTGCGGAGGGCGCGATCGGTGGTTCGCAGATCGATGCGATCATCGGGGCTTTGGCGCGGATCCCGTCCTTTGTCCCGGAAGAAGACGTGCGGGGTGGGGAGAAGATCCTGGTGGATCTCGCCCGCCACGCCGGGCCCCGCGCGATCGCCCAAGCCGGGCGGCGGTTGCTGGATGAGTTGGACCCTGACGGGAAAGAGCCCCGGGACGAGAGCCCGAAAGACGCCCGGCCGGAGTTGCGGTTCGTCAAACACCGCAACGGCACCCTCGGTCTCAAGGGCACTCTCGACCTCGAAACCTACGCACGCTTGAAGTCCGACCTGGATCCGATGGCGAAACCGCACAAGGCCATCGACGGGGTCCGGGACTCCCGCACTCAGGACGAGCGCTACGGGGATGCCTTCACCGACTATGTGCGGTTGAAGACCACGAGTCGGAACCTTCCCGGCCAGGCCGGGGAAGCCACCCACATTCTGGTGACGATGTCCTACGAGGACCTCATTCGGGACATCGGCGAGGCCCATCTGGATCTGGTCGGTCCGATCAGCGCCACCGACGCCCGCATCCTCGCCTGTGATGCCCGCGTCCGGCCCGGGGTGCTCGGTACCGCGGGCGAGCCCTTGGATATCGGCAGGTCGAAACGCACCGTCTCACTGGCGCAGAAGTACGCGCTCACCATTCGCGACGGTGGTTGCGCGTTCCCGGGCTGCGATATGCCGGTACCACGCTGTACCGCTCACCATATTGTTTTCTGGGAACACCACGGCGAAACGAGAATCGACAACCTCGTGCTGCTGTGCACCAAACACCACCGCCTGATTCACCACAGTGAGTGGAAAGTCCGGATCGCTCAGGATGGCCTACCGGAATTCACCGCACCCGCCTACCTCGACCCCACCGGCCAACCGAGGCGCAACACCATGCACCTCAGGACATAG
- a CDS encoding APC family permease: MSRDETSLAKNVLGVPGIVFLVLAAVAPLTGMVVIAAIGIAVGNGGGMVAAFLLATVVLLLFAVGYAQMSKVLTSAGGFYAFVVKGLGRTPGLVAGFVAMLGYNCFVAGAIGTSGFFTSTAIDDVFGLKLDWIFWSALSVVLVLLLSRRGIAVSAKVLGVSLILEVSILLIMDFSVLFRHGFSFAAFSPSVMFQGASGLALLFAANAFIGFEATALFGEEAKEPKRTIPRATYIAIGFIGVFAAFTTWAVVSAIGAEQAQDVAAAHLSSGDLVLSVAQEYLGGPLTKVMLLLLVVSLFAALLALHNSATRYLYALGRVGVLPRLLGKTNPRNGAPRYASIVQLVFGSVVAVAFRLAGLDPVADLTASMTGFGTLGILTLQLFAAVAILVHFRRTRDRRIVKTLVAPGLGAVGLGLIVTLAILNFPTLAGSSNGVVPHLPWLLLIVALAGLALAVWLRRFRPSVYAALESDLEREPSDVVGQ, translated from the coding sequence ATGAGCCGAGACGAGACGTCGCTCGCCAAGAACGTCCTGGGCGTGCCAGGCATCGTCTTCCTCGTGCTCGCCGCGGTCGCGCCGCTGACCGGGATGGTCGTGATCGCGGCCATCGGCATCGCGGTCGGGAACGGTGGCGGGATGGTCGCGGCCTTCCTGCTGGCCACGGTGGTCCTGTTGCTGTTCGCGGTCGGCTACGCGCAGATGTCGAAGGTCCTCACCAGCGCGGGCGGCTTCTATGCCTTCGTGGTCAAGGGTTTGGGCCGGACCCCGGGTCTCGTCGCCGGTTTCGTCGCGATGCTCGGTTACAACTGTTTCGTCGCGGGCGCGATCGGCACGAGCGGGTTCTTCACCTCCACGGCGATCGACGACGTCTTCGGGCTCAAACTCGATTGGATCTTCTGGAGCGCGCTTTCGGTCGTGCTGGTCCTTCTGCTCAGCCGCCGGGGGATCGCGGTCAGCGCGAAGGTGCTGGGAGTCTCGCTGATCCTCGAAGTGTCGATCCTGCTGATCATGGACTTCAGCGTGCTGTTCCGGCACGGTTTCTCGTTCGCCGCGTTCAGCCCGTCCGTCATGTTCCAAGGCGCGAGCGGCCTGGCGTTGTTGTTCGCCGCCAACGCTTTCATCGGCTTCGAGGCGACGGCGCTGTTCGGCGAGGAGGCCAAGGAGCCCAAGCGGACGATTCCGCGCGCGACGTACATCGCCATCGGTTTCATCGGGGTGTTCGCCGCTTTCACGACCTGGGCCGTGGTCAGTGCGATCGGCGCCGAGCAAGCGCAGGACGTGGCCGCCGCCCATCTGTCGAGCGGGGATCTCGTGCTCTCGGTCGCGCAGGAGTATCTCGGCGGACCGCTGACCAAGGTGATGTTGCTGCTGCTGGTGGTCAGCCTGTTCGCGGCGCTGCTGGCGTTGCACAATTCGGCCACCCGCTATCTGTACGCGCTGGGCCGGGTCGGCGTGCTGCCGAGGCTGCTGGGCAAGACCAATCCTCGCAACGGCGCCCCGCGCTACGCCTCGATCGTCCAACTGGTCTTCGGTTCGGTGGTGGCGGTGGCGTTCCGCCTCGCCGGGCTCGATCCGGTCGCCGACCTCACCGCGAGCATGACCGGCTTCGGCACCCTCGGCATCCTCACCTTGCAGTTGTTCGCGGCGGTGGCGATCCTGGTCCACTTCCGCCGCACGCGTGACCGCAGGATCGTGAAGACGCTGGTCGCTCCCGGGCTGGGCGCGGTGGGGCTCGGGCTCATCGTGACGCTGGCGATCCTCAACTTCCCGACGCTCGCCGGTTCCAGCAACGGTGTCGTCCCGCACCTGCCGTGGCTGCTGCTGATCGTCGCGCTGGCCGGGCTCGCGCTCGCCGTCTGGCTGCGCCGGTTCCGCCCCTCGGTGTACGCGGCGCTGGAGTCCGACCTGGAACGCGAGCCGTCAGACGTTGTTGGTCAGTGA
- a CDS encoding GntR family transcriptional regulator, with the protein MKPWAPGEIVVDPNGPEPLYSQVARQIGAAIEDGRLPNGARLDNELDLAARLHLSRPTIRQAIQSLVNKGLLVRKRGVGTQVVRTKVARPLRLSSLFDDLSELGDKPESVVLVNQIEPAGDEVAERLETPGLTHVRRLKRVRSTGGEPLAIMNNYLPDGIIDPADDELRDKGLYQLLRSAGVRLHAAQQNVGARQATDEDAELLHEQPGAALLTMRRTTYDDAGRVVEYGWHVYRASRYSFNLSLTNNV; encoded by the coding sequence ATGAAGCCCTGGGCGCCCGGCGAGATCGTGGTGGATCCGAACGGCCCGGAGCCGTTGTACTCGCAGGTCGCCCGGCAGATCGGCGCCGCCATCGAGGACGGCAGGCTGCCGAACGGCGCGAGGCTGGACAACGAGCTGGATCTGGCCGCGCGACTGCATCTGTCGCGGCCGACCATCCGCCAGGCGATCCAGTCCCTGGTGAACAAGGGGCTGCTCGTCCGCAAACGCGGTGTCGGCACCCAGGTCGTCCGCACCAAGGTCGCCCGCCCGCTGCGCTTGAGCAGCCTTTTCGACGACCTGAGCGAACTCGGGGACAAGCCGGAATCCGTCGTCCTGGTCAACCAGATCGAACCCGCCGGCGACGAGGTGGCCGAGCGGCTCGAGACGCCGGGCCTGACCCACGTCCGACGGCTGAAGCGGGTGCGCTCGACCGGCGGCGAACCGCTGGCGATCATGAACAATTACCTGCCGGACGGCATCATCGACCCGGCCGACGACGAACTGCGGGACAAGGGGCTCTACCAGCTACTGCGTTCCGCGGGTGTCCGGTTGCACGCCGCCCAGCAGAACGTCGGCGCGCGGCAGGCGACCGACGAGGACGCCGAACTGCTGCACGAGCAGCCGGGCGCGGCGCTGCTCACCATGCGGCGCACCACCTACGACGACGCCGGCCGGGTCGTCGAATACGGCTGGCACGTCTACCGCGCCTCGCGCTACTCGTTCAACCTCTCACTGACCAACAACGTCTGA
- a CDS encoding Cgl0159 family (beta/alpha)8-fold protein yields the protein MSDTVRRVVAARVRDPEAIAAAAATRVRAKSPFNDKGRTMIIAADHPARGANGVGSDPLAMADRGELLDRLGLALERPGVTGVLATPDIVDDLLLLGALEGKTVIGSMNRTGLAGSRFEIDDRFACYDAEAIERMRFDGGKTLTRICLTDPATPSALENTAKAINDLADRKLIAMVEPFLSDWVDGRLRNDLSPDAVIRSITIASGLGRSSAYTWLKLPVVEDMERVLAASTLPAVLLGGEVKDPDAAFAAWQRALALPTVQGLVVGRSLLYPHDGDVAKAVDTAVGLL from the coding sequence GTGTCCGACACTGTACGCCGGGTAGTCGCCGCGCGAGTGCGCGATCCGGAGGCCATCGCGGCGGCCGCGGCCACCAGGGTCCGGGCGAAATCGCCCTTCAACGACAAGGGCCGCACGATGATCATCGCCGCGGACCATCCGGCGCGCGGTGCGAACGGCGTCGGCTCCGACCCGCTCGCGATGGCCGATCGCGGTGAACTGCTGGACCGTCTCGGCCTCGCGCTGGAACGGCCCGGTGTCACGGGAGTGCTGGCGACGCCGGACATCGTCGACGATCTGCTGCTCCTCGGCGCCCTCGAGGGCAAGACCGTCATCGGCTCGATGAACCGCACCGGCCTCGCGGGGTCGCGTTTCGAGATCGACGACCGTTTCGCCTGCTACGACGCGGAAGCGATCGAGCGGATGCGGTTCGACGGCGGCAAGACGCTCACCAGGATCTGCCTGACCGACCCGGCGACGCCGAGCGCCCTCGAGAACACCGCGAAGGCGATCAACGATCTGGCGGACCGGAAACTGATCGCGATGGTCGAGCCGTTCCTCTCCGACTGGGTCGACGGCCGCCTCCGCAACGACCTCTCCCCCGACGCCGTGATCCGCTCCATCACCATCGCCTCGGGCCTGGGCCGCTCGTCGGCCTACACCTGGCTGAAGCTCCCCGTGGTCGAGGACATGGAACGCGTGCTGGCCGCCTCGACGTTGCCCGCCGTCCTGCTGGGCGGCGAGGTCAAGGATCCCGACGCCGCGTTCGCCGCCTGGCAGCGGGCGCTCGCGCTGCCGACCGTACAAGGCCTCGTGGTCGGCCGCTCCCTGCTCTACCCGCACGACGGCGACGTCGCCAAGGCCGTCGACACCGCCGTCGGACTGTTGTGA
- a CDS encoding CoA-acylating methylmalonate-semialdehyde dehydrogenase yields MKTIDHWINGTATTAGSTRTSLVFDPAAGRPRAEVLLAEPSDVDTAVAAAGKAFESWGDSSLSQRTKVMFAFRELLVKHEDELARIIFSEHGKVIDDARGEIVRGREIVEYACGIADALKGGFSDQVSRDVDVHDFRQPLGVVAGITPFNFPIMVPLWMHPIAIATGNTFVLKPSERVPSASRLVAELYAEAGLPDGVFNVVNGDKITVDAILDHPGIAAVSFVGSTPIAKYVHERATATGKRVQALGGAKNHAVVLPDADLEYAANHLTAAAFGSAGQRCMAISIGVAVGSAGDELVGILERKAAEIKVGPGDEDGNDMGPVVTEAARQRVIDSVALGAEQGAKVVVDGRELRVDGHEDGFFVGPSLLDNVTAEMSAYRDEIFGPVLGIVRVSTVDEAIALINANPYGNGTAIFTGSGEAARRFQREVKVGMIGVNVPIPVPMSYYSFGGWKDSLIGDSPIHGPAGVRFYTRAKVVTTRWPHSAAGFNFPTSS; encoded by the coding sequence GTGAAGACCATCGACCACTGGATCAACGGCACCGCGACCACCGCGGGCTCCACTCGCACCTCCCTCGTCTTCGACCCCGCCGCGGGACGCCCGCGGGCGGAGGTGCTCCTCGCGGAACCGTCCGATGTGGACACCGCGGTGGCCGCGGCGGGCAAGGCTTTCGAGTCTTGGGGCGACTCGTCGCTTTCGCAGCGGACCAAGGTGATGTTCGCCTTCCGCGAGCTGCTGGTGAAACACGAGGACGAGCTCGCCCGGATCATCTTTTCCGAACACGGCAAGGTGATCGACGACGCGCGCGGTGAGATCGTCCGCGGCCGCGAGATCGTCGAGTACGCCTGCGGGATCGCCGACGCGCTGAAGGGCGGCTTCTCCGATCAGGTCTCGCGAGACGTGGACGTGCACGACTTCCGGCAGCCGCTCGGGGTCGTCGCCGGGATCACGCCGTTCAACTTCCCGATCATGGTCCCGTTGTGGATGCACCCGATTGCCATCGCGACCGGCAACACGTTCGTGCTCAAGCCCAGCGAACGCGTTCCTTCCGCGTCCCGGCTGGTCGCCGAACTGTACGCCGAAGCGGGGCTTCCCGACGGCGTGTTCAATGTCGTCAACGGCGACAAGATCACGGTCGACGCGATCCTCGACCATCCCGGTATCGCGGCCGTGTCGTTCGTCGGCTCGACCCCGATCGCCAAGTACGTCCACGAACGCGCGACGGCCACCGGCAAACGTGTGCAAGCGCTGGGCGGGGCCAAGAACCACGCCGTCGTCCTGCCCGACGCCGATCTCGAATACGCCGCGAACCACCTCACGGCGGCCGCGTTCGGCTCCGCCGGGCAGCGCTGCATGGCGATTTCCATCGGCGTCGCCGTCGGTTCGGCGGGCGACGAACTGGTCGGGATCCTCGAACGCAAGGCGGCCGAGATCAAGGTCGGCCCCGGCGACGAGGACGGCAACGACATGGGACCTGTCGTCACCGAGGCCGCACGGCAGCGGGTGATCGACTCCGTCGCCCTCGGCGCGGAGCAGGGTGCGAAAGTGGTGGTCGACGGCCGGGAGCTGCGCGTCGACGGCCACGAGGACGGCTTCTTCGTCGGACCGTCCCTTTTGGACAACGTGACCGCGGAGATGTCCGCCTACCGCGACGAGATCTTCGGGCCGGTGCTCGGGATCGTCCGGGTGTCCACGGTGGACGAGGCGATCGCGCTGATCAACGCGAACCCCTACGGCAACGGCACCGCCATCTTCACCGGCAGCGGAGAAGCCGCGCGGCGGTTCCAGCGGGAGGTCAAGGTCGGGATGATCGGGGTGAACGTGCCGATCCCGGTGCCGATGTCGTATTACTCCTTCGGCGGCTGGAAGGACTCGCTCATCGGGGACAGCCCGATCCACGGTCCGGCCGGCGTCCGGTTCTACACGCGGGCGAAGGTCGTCACGACGCGGTGGCCGCACAGCGCGGCGGGATTCAACTTCCCCACGTCCAGTTGA
- a CDS encoding amino acid permease, translated as MDSSLLTEKGESYSKALGNRQVQMIAIGGAIGVGLFLGAGGKLHQVGPSLVLSYALCGIAAYFVMRALGELVLHEPTSGSFVTYARKFIGPWAGFASGWMYWVNWAMTGIAEITAVAIYVHKWLPDVPQWITALVALGVLILVNLLSVKLFGELEFWFSVVKVLAIVVFLVTAIGLVLTSADIGGTTAGVHNLTAHNGFFPAGIGIALMTLQAVIFAYSAIEVVGIAAGETKDARKVLPKAINGVVWRIGVFYVGSVLLLAMLLPWPFYNGGESPFVTVFTRLGIPGIGDVMNAVVLTAALSSCNSGLYSTGRILRALADKGEAPKFVGKMSSRHVPYGGILFTSAAYVLGVVLNYLVPKDAFDIAIAIASLGVITTWATLIFCQMRMRQAALRGELERPSYRMPWAPYSGWATLGFLALVVVLMGFSDGAEKIAFYSIPVLVVVLAVGWRVVGKKQQRVS; from the coding sequence ATGGATTCCTCGCTGCTCACCGAAAAAGGTGAAAGCTACTCAAAAGCACTGGGCAACCGCCAAGTGCAGATGATCGCCATCGGCGGCGCGATCGGCGTCGGGCTGTTCCTCGGTGCCGGTGGCAAGCTCCACCAGGTCGGGCCGTCGCTGGTCCTGTCGTACGCGCTCTGCGGCATCGCCGCTTACTTCGTGATGCGCGCGCTCGGCGAACTCGTGCTGCACGAGCCGACTTCCGGCAGTTTCGTCACCTATGCCCGCAAGTTCATCGGACCTTGGGCGGGTTTCGCCTCCGGCTGGATGTACTGGGTGAACTGGGCGATGACCGGTATCGCGGAGATCACCGCGGTCGCGATCTACGTGCACAAATGGCTGCCCGACGTACCGCAGTGGATCACCGCCCTCGTCGCGCTCGGCGTGCTGATCCTGGTGAACCTGCTTTCGGTGAAACTGTTCGGCGAGCTGGAATTCTGGTTCTCGGTGGTCAAGGTGCTGGCCATCGTGGTCTTCCTGGTGACCGCCATCGGGCTGGTCCTCACCAGCGCGGACATCGGCGGCACCACGGCCGGGGTGCACAACCTGACCGCCCACAATGGATTCTTCCCCGCGGGTATCGGCATCGCGCTGATGACGTTGCAGGCGGTCATCTTCGCGTACTCGGCGATCGAGGTCGTCGGCATCGCCGCCGGTGAGACCAAGGACGCCCGCAAGGTGCTGCCGAAGGCGATCAACGGGGTGGTCTGGCGGATCGGCGTCTTCTACGTGGGTTCCGTGCTGCTGCTGGCGATGCTGCTGCCGTGGCCGTTCTACAACGGCGGCGAGAGCCCCTTCGTCACCGTGTTCACCCGCCTCGGGATCCCGGGTATCGGCGACGTCATGAACGCCGTCGTGCTCACCGCCGCGCTGTCGAGCTGCAACTCCGGCCTCTACTCGACCGGCCGCATCCTGCGGGCGCTGGCGGACAAGGGCGAGGCGCCGAAGTTCGTCGGCAAGATGAGCAGCCGTCACGTGCCCTACGGCGGCATCCTGTTCACCTCCGCCGCCTACGTGCTGGGCGTGGTGCTCAACTACCTGGTGCCGAAGGACGCTTTCGACATCGCGATCGCGATCGCCTCGCTCGGCGTGATCACGACCTGGGCGACGCTGATCTTCTGCCAGATGCGGATGCGCCAGGCGGCGCTGCGAGGGGAGCTGGAACGGCCGTCCTACCGGATGCCGTGGGCGCCCTACAGCGGCTGGGCGACGCTGGGCTTCCTCGCGCTTGTCGTGGTCCTGATGGGCTTCTCCGACGGCGCTGAGAAGATCGCGTTCTACTCGATCCCGGTGCTGGTGGTGGTGCTGGCCGTCGGCTGGCGGGTCGTCGGCAAGAAGCAGCAGCGAGTGAGCTGA
- a CDS encoding glutaminase codes for MDLAALLDRIADDVAPEIGRGAVADYIPALARVDPRHFGMAVAEVDGGLHGVGDWETPFSIQSMSKVFTLALALSHGDGVWTRVGREPSGNPFNSLVQLENEDGIPRNPFINAGALVVTDELAHHGDAAEKLLRFLREESGRSDIGIDDEVAASEAGHADRNRALAYFMASYRNMRHPVPAVLDQYVRQCSIAMTCSDVARSAVFLARHGVRNDGTRLLGLSAAKRVNAVMLTCGTYDAAGEFAYRVGLPGKSGVGGGIVAIVPGRCAVCVWSPGLDARGNSVAGVAALDRFTTLTGWSIF; via the coding sequence GTGGACCTCGCAGCGCTGCTGGACCGGATCGCCGACGACGTCGCGCCGGAGATCGGCCGCGGTGCCGTCGCGGACTACATCCCCGCACTGGCCAGGGTCGACCCTCGCCACTTCGGCATGGCGGTGGCCGAAGTGGACGGTGGGTTGCACGGAGTCGGCGACTGGGAAACGCCGTTCTCCATCCAGAGCATGTCGAAGGTCTTCACGCTGGCGCTCGCGCTCTCCCACGGCGACGGCGTGTGGACGCGGGTGGGCCGCGAGCCGTCCGGCAACCCGTTCAACTCGCTGGTGCAGCTGGAGAACGAGGACGGAATCCCCCGCAACCCTTTCATCAACGCCGGCGCGCTCGTCGTGACCGACGAACTGGCGCACCACGGTGACGCGGCGGAGAAGCTGCTTCGCTTCCTCCGCGAGGAAAGCGGTCGCTCGGACATCGGAATCGACGACGAGGTCGCCGCTTCGGAGGCCGGGCACGCCGACCGCAACCGCGCGCTCGCGTACTTCATGGCGTCCTACCGGAACATGCGCCATCCGGTGCCCGCCGTCCTCGACCAGTACGTGCGCCAGTGCTCGATCGCGATGACGTGCTCGGATGTGGCGCGCTCGGCGGTGTTCCTCGCCCGCCACGGCGTCCGCAACGACGGCACCCGGCTGCTCGGGCTGAGCGCGGCCAAGCGGGTCAACGCGGTGATGCTGACCTGCGGAACCTACGACGCGGCAGGCGAATTCGCCTACCGCGTCGGCCTTCCTGGCAAGAGCGGCGTCGGTGGTGGCATCGTCGCGATCGTCCCCGGCCGGTGCGCTGTCTGCGTGTGGAGCCCCGGGCTGGACGCGCGCGGCAACTCCGTCGCGGGTGTCGCGGCGCTGGACCGGTTCACCACACTGACCGGCTGGTCGATCTTCTGA
- a CDS encoding LysR family transcriptional regulator, translating into MELRLLRYFVAVAEERHFGRAAARLHMTQPPLSRAIQRLENDLGVVLLLRSAAGVEPTPAGTTLYAEARTLLDQAERARARVAASAGPATLTVGTLADGAGEAGTRLAAAFRLRHPEVAIRFREADFTDPTTGLRAGLADVALTRSPFDETGISVRVLRSDPVGLVLRTGDPLARRESLRLADVADRPWFQLPEGTDPLWRAYWNGAAPVGERPAGPVVRTVSECLQAVLWNGTAGIAPLGHTLPDGLTWVPLADMPPSPLVVAWVTGQESPLIRSFAGIAVESLV; encoded by the coding sequence ATGGAACTCCGCCTGCTGCGCTACTTCGTGGCCGTCGCCGAAGAGAGGCACTTCGGCCGGGCCGCCGCGAGGCTGCACATGACCCAGCCGCCGCTGAGCCGGGCCATCCAGCGGTTGGAGAACGACCTTGGGGTCGTGCTGCTGCTCCGCTCGGCCGCCGGTGTCGAACCCACCCCCGCCGGGACCACCCTGTACGCGGAGGCCCGGACCCTGCTGGACCAGGCGGAACGGGCCCGCGCTCGCGTGGCGGCGTCGGCGGGCCCCGCGACGCTCACCGTCGGCACCCTCGCCGACGGGGCCGGCGAGGCGGGTACCCGGCTGGCCGCGGCGTTCCGGCTGCGTCATCCCGAGGTCGCGATCCGGTTCCGCGAGGCGGATTTCACCGATCCCACCACCGGTTTGCGCGCCGGGCTGGCCGACGTCGCGCTGACCCGCTCGCCGTTCGACGAGACCGGCATCAGCGTCCGTGTCCTGCGCTCCGACCCGGTCGGCCTGGTCCTGCGTACCGGCGACCCGCTCGCCCGCCGGGAGTCGCTGCGGCTGGCCGACGTCGCCGATCGGCCCTGGTTCCAGCTGCCGGAGGGCACGGACCCGCTGTGGCGCGCGTACTGGAACGGGGCGGCGCCCGTCGGCGAGCGGCCGGCCGGACCGGTGGTGCGCACGGTCAGCGAATGCCTTCAGGCCGTCCTGTGGAACGGCACGGCCGGAATCGCGCCGCTCGGCCACACTCTGCCCGACGGGCTCACGTGGGTGCCGCTGGCCGACATGCCGCCGAGCCCGCTCGTCGTCGCGTGGGTGACCGGGCAGGAGAGCCCGCTGATCCGCTCGTTCGCCGGGATCGCCGTCGAAAGCCTGGTGTGA